One window of Flavobacterium ammonificans genomic DNA carries:
- a CDS encoding cytochrome c oxidase subunit I, with protein MSVEGHGHEHDHHHKETFITKYIFSIDHKMIAKQYLITGIIMGIIGIGMSLLFRMQLAWPEESFKIFNVLLGDKFAPDGVMRNDIYLALVTIHGTIMVFFVLTAGLSGTFSNLLIPLQIGARDMASGFMNMISYWLFFLSSVIMICSLFVEAGPASAGWTIYPPLSALPQAIPGSGTGMTLWLVSMAIFIASSLMGSLNYVVTVINLRTKGMTMTRLPLTIWAFFVTAIIGIVSFPVLLSAALLLIFDRSFGTSFFLSDIYIAGEVLHYQGGSPVLFEHLFWFLGHPEVYIVLLPALGITSEIIATNSRKPIFGYRAMIMSILAIAFLSTIVWGHHMFISGMNPFLGSVFTFTTLLIAIPSAVKAFNYITTLWKGNLQLNPAMLFSIGLVSTFITGGLTGIILGDSTLDINVHDTYFVVAHFHLVMGISALYGLFAGVYHWFPKMYGRMMDKNLGYIHFWVTAVCAYGVFFPMHFIGLAGLPRRYYTNTNFPLFDDLQNVNVLITTFALIGGAFQLVFLYNFFASIFYGKKAEQNPWRSNTLEWTTPVEHMHGNWPGEIPEVHRWPYDYSNPAHDEDFVPQTVPMKPGEVVLNH; from the coding sequence ATGTCAGTAGAAGGACACGGTCACGAACACGATCATCATCATAAAGAAACGTTCATTACTAAGTATATATTTAGTATTGACCATAAAATGATTGCTAAGCAGTACCTTATCACAGGTATCATCATGGGTATCATTGGTATTGGAATGTCTTTACTTTTCAGAATGCAATTAGCATGGCCAGAAGAGTCATTTAAAATTTTCAATGTTTTATTGGGTGACAAGTTTGCTCCTGATGGAGTAATGCGAAATGATATTTATTTAGCACTAGTTACTATTCATGGAACTATCATGGTATTCTTTGTACTTACAGCAGGTCTTAGTGGTACTTTCAGTAACTTATTAATTCCACTTCAAATCGGTGCACGAGATATGGCCTCTGGATTTATGAATATGATATCTTACTGGTTGTTCTTTTTGTCTAGTGTTATTATGATTTGTTCTTTATTTGTTGAAGCAGGTCCTGCTTCAGCTGGTTGGACAATTTACCCTCCATTAAGTGCATTGCCTCAAGCTATTCCTGGTTCAGGAACTGGTATGACACTTTGGTTAGTTTCTATGGCTATATTTATTGCATCTTCGTTAATGGGATCATTAAATTACGTTGTTACTGTAATTAATCTAAGAACTAAAGGAATGACAATGACTAGATTGCCTTTAACTATTTGGGCTTTCTTTGTAACTGCAATTATTGGTATTGTTTCTTTTCCAGTTTTATTGTCAGCTGCTTTGTTGTTGATTTTTGATAGAAGTTTTGGAACTTCATTTTTCTTATCTGATATTTATATTGCTGGAGAAGTTTTACATTATCAAGGAGGATCTCCTGTATTATTTGAACACTTATTCTGGTTCTTAGGACACCCTGAGGTGTATATTGTATTATTACCAGCATTAGGAATTACTTCTGAAATTATTGCAACAAATTCTCGTAAACCAATTTTTGGTTATAGAGCGATGATTATGTCTATTCTTGCAATTGCATTTTTATCTACAATTGTATGGGGTCACCATATGTTTATTTCAGGAATGAACCCATTTTTAGGGTCGGTATTTACATTTACTACTTTATTAATTGCAATACCTTCTGCTGTAAAAGCATTTAATTACATCACTACTTTGTGGAAAGGTAATTTACAATTGAACCCTGCTATGTTATTTTCTATTGGTTTGGTTTCTACTTTTATCACAGGTGGTTTGACTGGAATTATTCTTGGAGATAGCACATTAGATATTAATGTACATGATACTTATTTTGTTGTAGCTCACTTTCACTTAGTTATGGGTATCTCTGCTTTGTATGGTTTGTTTGCTGGTGTGTATCACTGGTTTCCAAAAATGTACGGTAGAATGATGGATAAAAATTTAGGGTACATTCACTTTTGGGTTACAGCTGTCTGTGCTTATGGAGTTTTCTTTCCAATGCACTTTATTGGATTAGCTGGTTTACCAAGACGTTATTATACCAATACTAACTTCCCTTTATTTGATGATTTGCAAAATGTAAATGTTTTGATTACGACTTTTGCATTAATTGGTGGAGCATTTCAGTTAGTGTTTTTATACAACTTTTTTGCTAGTATTTTTTACGGTAAAAAAGCCGAACAGAATCCTTGGAGATCTAACACTTTAGAGTGGACAACCCCTGTTGAACATATGCACGGTAACTGGCCAGGAGAAATTCCGGAAGTTCATAGATGGCCTTATGATTACAGCAATCCTGCTCATGACGAAGACTTTGTTCCGCAAACTGTT